In the Gossypium arboreum isolate Shixiya-1 chromosome 10, ASM2569848v2, whole genome shotgun sequence genome, one interval contains:
- the LOC108489585 gene encoding peroxisomal fatty acid beta-oxidation multifunctional protein MFP2-like, whose amino-acid sequence MGSKNNGRTTLEVGVDGVAVITIINPPVNSLSPDVLYSLKESYDKALQRDDVKAIVVTGANGKFSGGFDITSFDGMQSGKVEQPKLGFVSVEIVSDTLEAAKKPSVAAIDGLALGGGLEVAMACHARISTPTAQLGLPELQLGVIPGFGGTQRLPRLVGLTKSLEMMLTSKPVKGEEALGLGLVNAVVSSHELIETARWWALDILARRKPWVATLYKTEKLEPLGEAREIFNFARAQARKRAPNLKHPLVCIDVIEEGIVAGPRAGLWKEAEAFQVLLKSDTCKSLVHIFFAMRGTSKVPGITDRGLMPRQVRKVAVLGGGLMGSGIATALILSNYTVILKEVNEKFLEAGIGRVKANLQSRVKKGKMSQEKFEKTISLLSGVLDYESFRDVDMVIEAVIENVSLKQQIFADLEKFCSPHCILASNTSTIDLSLIGERTKSQDRIVGAHFFSPAHVMPLLEIVRTKQTSPQIIVDMLDVGKKIKKTPIVVGNCTGFAVNRMFFPYTQLGLFLVERGTDVYRIDQVITKFGMPMGPFRLADLVGFGVAIASGMQFIENFPERTYKSMLVPLMQEDKRTGEATRKGFYSYNNNRKPSPDPELYKYIEKSRSISGVAVDPKFVKLSDKDIVEMIFFPVVNETCRVLAEGIAVKGADLDIASVMGMGFPPYRGGIMFWADSLGSNYIYCRLEEWTKMYGEFFKPCAFLAEMAAKGAPLSAPVEQAKSRL is encoded by the exons ATGGGGAGCAAGAACAATGGAAGAACAACCCTTGAAGTTGGAGTTGATGGAGTTGCTGTTATCACCATCATCAATCCTCCTGTCAATTCTCTTTCTCCTGATG TGTTGTATAGCTTAAAAGAGAGTTACGACAAGGCCTTACAAAGAGACGATGTGAAGGCCATTGTTGTTACAG GTGCAAATGGAAAATTTTCTGGTGGTTTTGATATCACATCTTTTGATGGAATGCAATCAGGAAAAG TGGAGCAGCCGAAGCTTGGTTTTGTATCAGTTGAGATTGTCAGTGACACTTTAGAAG CTGCAAAAAAACCATCAGTTGCTGCCATTGATGGCCTTGCCTTAGGTGGGGGTCTAGAAGTTGCAATG GCATGTCATGCGAGAATATCGACTCCTACAGCACAATTAGGCCTGCCTGAACTTCAACTTGGGGTTATTCCTGGGTTTGGAG GTACACAGCGACTTCCACGACTCGTTGGTCTCACGAAGTCCCTTGAAATGATGTTG ACATCTAAGCCTGTTAAAGGTGAAGAAGCACTTGGATTGGGTCTAGTCAATGCTGTCGTTTCATCTCATGAGTTGATAGAGACTGCACGTTGGTGGGCACTAGATATTTTGGCACGAAGAAAACCATGGGTTGCTACTCTCTACAAAACTGAAAAGCTAGAGCCCCTTGGGGAAGCCCGGGAAATATTTAACTTTGCTAGAGCACAGGCTCGGAAGCGAGCTCCAAATCTCAAACACCCCTTGGTTTGTATTGATGTTATTGAAGAGGGTATAGTTGCTGGTCCTAGGGCAGGGCTGTGGAAG GAGGCTGAAGCTTTCCAAGTACTTCTTAAATCTGACACGTGCAAAAGCTTGGTCCACATCTTCTTTGCTATGCGCGGAACATCTAAG GTTCCCGGGATTACCGACAGGGGGCTAATGCCAAGACAGGTGAGGAAAGTTGCTGTACTTGGTGGAGGTTTAATGGGCTCCGGAATAGCAACTGCATTGATTCTTAGCAATTATACAGTAATCCTGAAAGAAGTGAATGAGAAGTTTTTGGAGGCTGGAATTGGTCGCGTCAAAG CCAATCTTCAAAGCCGAGTTAAGAAAGGGAAAATGAGTCAAGAAAAGTTTGAAAAAACAATCTCTCTGCTTAGCGGGGTTCTTGACTATGAAAGCTTTAGAGATGTGGACATGGTCATTGAG GCAGTTATTGAGAATGTTTCTTTGAAGCAACAAATTTTTGCTGATCTCGAGAAATTCTGCTCTCCACATTGCATACTTGCAAGTAACACTTCCACTATTGATTTGAGCTTGATCGGTGAGAGGACCAAATCCCAGGATCGGATTGTTGGGGCTCATTTCTTTAG TCCAGCTCATGTCATGCCACTATTGGAAATTGTTCGTACCAAGCAAACATCTCCCCAAATAATTGTTGACATGCTCGATGTtgggaagaaaataaagaagactCCGATTGTTGTTGGCAATTGTACAGGTTTTGCTGTCAATAGGATGTTCTTCCCTTATACGCAATTAGGCCTTTTCCTCGTTGAACGGGGAACTGATGTTTATCGGATTGATCAAGTAATTACCAAGTTTGGAATGCCAATGGGCCCATTCAG aTTGGCTGACCTAGTTGGTTTCGGTGTTGCAATTGCAAGTGGAATGCAGTTCATTGAGAACTTCCCTGAACGAACCTATAAATCAATGCTTGTCCCACTTATGCAAGAGGATAAGAGAACTG GTGAAGCGACCCGTAAAGGGTTTTATTCATACAACAATAATCGCAAACCTAGTCCTGATCCTGAACTATATAAATACATCGAGAAGTCGAGGAGCATTTCAGGTGTAGCTGTTGACCCTAAG TTTGTGAAATTGTCCGATAAGGACATTGTGGAGATGATATTCTTCCCAGTTGTGAATGAGACTTGCCGGGTTTTAGCCGAAGGTATTGCAGTGAAAGGGGCTGACCTTGACATTGCTTCTGTTATGGGAATGGGATTTCCACCTTACCG GGGAGGAATCATGTTTTGGGCCGACTCTCTCGGATCTAACTACATTTATTGTAGACTGGAGGAGTGGACAAAAATGTATGGAGAATTCTTCAAGCCTTGTGCCTTCTTGGCTGAAATGGCAGCCAAGGGTGCTCCATTG